A genome region from Brassica oleracea var. oleracea cultivar TO1000 chromosome C2, BOL, whole genome shotgun sequence includes the following:
- the LOC106327443 gene encoding plant intracellular Ras-group-related LRR protein 7, with product MGCCASNTAGGGSKASRVARWRSTGIIGLRDSKLKTFPDEVIVMERAVRTLDLTHNKISDVPAEVSKLINMQRLLIADNLIERLPGNLGKLQSLKVLMLDGNRISCLPDELGQLIRLEQLSISRNMLIYLPDTIGSLRNLVLLNVSNNRLKSLPESVGSCASLEEIQANDNVIEELPASLCNLIQLKSLCLDNNQVKQIPDGLLKDCKSLQNLSLHNNPISMDEFQLMEGYQEFEERRKKKFDKQIDSNVMISSKGLDVGVDK from the exons ATGGGGTGTTGCGCGAGCAATACAGCAGGAGGAGGTTCAAAGGCTAGCCGGGTCGCACGGTGGCGATCCACCGGCATTATTGGGCTTCGCGACTCCAAATTAAAG ACATTTCCTGATGAAGTGATTGTAATGGAGAGAGCAGTACGAACACTCGATCTAACACACAATAAGATCT CTGATGTTCCTGCAGAAGTTAGCAAGTTAATCAATATGCAGCGTCTG TTAATAGCTGATAATCTCATTGAGCGCCTTCCCGGGAACCTTGGGAAGCTTCAATCTCTCAAAGTTTTGATGCTTGATGGAAACCGCATTAGCTGTTTACCTGATGAAT TGGGTCAGTTGATAAGGCTTGAGCAACTGTCAATATCAAGAAATATGCTCATATACTTGCCTGATACTATCGGTAGTCTGCGCAAT CTAGTTCTGTTGAATGTCTCGAACAACAGGTTGAAATCACTTCCAGAATCAGTAGGAAGCTGTGCCTCTTTAGAAGAGATACAGGCTAATG ATAACGTCATTGAGGAGCTCCCTGCATCACTCTGCAATCTGATTCAGTTAAAGTCTCTCTGCTTAGACAATAATCAAGTGAAGCAG ATCCCAGATGGATTGCTGAAAGATTGCAAGAGTCTGCAAAATCTATCTCTCCATAACAATCCCATCTCCATGGACGAGTTTCAGCTG ATGGAAGGATACCAAGAATTTGAAGAGAGGAGAAAGAAGAAATTTGATAAGCAAATCGATTCAAATGTGATGATCAGCTCTAAAGGACTCGATGTAGGCGTTGATAAATGA
- the LOC106327427 gene encoding diacylglycerol kinase 1 has translation MFSCLVAALVGIFTIAYTAFQWRRASKKSPNKTLVAPHRWELHSSSPAKNLNCCVCLKSTIVASESSIHRCNICGAAAHFSCSPSAPKDCKCVSMVGYKHVVHQWTENADQTDDSSFCSYCNESCSSSFLEGSPIWCCLWCQRLVHADCRSSNMSNETGDVCDLGPLRRLIMCPLYVKELTLNPCGWLFSRIRHGANKLKYELADLPSDARPLLVFINRKSGSQRGDSLLQRLNLLLNPVQVCELSSMQGPEVGLFLFRKVPNFRVVVCGGDGTAGWVLNSIEKQSFVSPPAVAILPAGTGNDLARVLNWGCGLDSFERQGGLSTVLQNIEHAEVTVLDRWKVSILNEQGKQLQPPKYMNNYIGVGCDAKFFLNIHNLREENPEMFYSQFMNEVLFARKGARSIRDRTFEDFPWQVRVEVDGVDIEVPEDAEGVLVANIGSYMGGVDLWHDEDETYESFDPQSMNDKIVEVVSISGTWHLGKLQVGFSRVTRLAQGQSVKIQLCAPSLPAQIDGEPWVQQPCTLTISHHAQAFMLKRAAEEPLERAETNEVINA, from the exons ATGTTCTCTTGCTTAGTTGCTGCCCTTGTTGGTATTTTCACCATAGCCTACACTGCTTTTCAATGGCGAAGAGCCTCAAAGAAAAGTCCAAACAAGACTCTCGTTGCTCCACATCGCTGGGAACTCCACTCTTCATCCCCTGCCAAGAACTTGAACTGCTGTGTATGCTTGAAGTCGACAATTGTAGCTTCTGAAAGTTCTATCCACAGGTGCAACATCTGTGGAGCAGCAGCCCATTTTAGTTGCTCCCCAAGTGCCCCTAAAGATTGCAAATGCGTCTCCATGGTTGGATATAAGCATGTGGTGCACCAGTGGACGGAAAATGCTGATCAGACAGATGACTCCTCGTTTTGTAGCTACTGTAACGAGTCATGTAGTAGCTCCTTTCTTGAGGGGTCTCCTATATGGTGCTGCTTGTGGTGCCAACGTCTTGTCCATGCCGACTGTCGCAGCAGTAATATGTCAAATGAAACAGGAGACGTTTGTGATCTTGGCCCTCTTAGAAGGCTAATTATGTGCCCTCTTTATGTTAAAGAGTTGACTCTGAATCCCTGTGGATGGCTTTTTAGCAGAATCAGGCATGGTGCAAATAAACTTAAGTATGAGCTAGCTGATTTGCCTTCAGATGCAAGACCGTTGTTGGTTTTCATTAACAGAAAGAGTGGTTCTCAACGAGGTGATTCCCTTCTTCAGCGCCTTAACCTTCTTCTAAATCCTGTGCAG GTATGTGAATTGAGTTCAATGCAGGGACCAGAAGTGGGGCTATTCCTCTTCAGGAAGGTTCCTAACTTTAGAGTTGTTGTTTGTGGTGGAGATGGCACTGCTGGTTGGGTATTGAATTCCATAGAAAAACAGAGTTTTGTCTCTCCTCCTGCGGTTGCTATCCTGCCTGCTGGAACCGGGAATGATCTAGCCCGGGTATTGAACTGGGGTTGTGGTTTGGATTCTTTTGAGAGACAAGGAGGCTTATCTACAGTATTACAGAACATAGAACATGCTGAAGTCACTGTCCTTGATCGTTGGAAAGTATCAATACTGAATGAGCAAGGAAAGCAACTCCAGCCGCCAAAATATATGAACAACTATATAG GAGTTGGGTGTGATGCAAAGTTCTTCCTTAATATTCACAATCTACGGGAGGAGAATCCAGAGATGTTTTATAGCCAG TTTATGAACGAAGTATTATTTGCTAGAAAAGGTGCAAGGAGTATAAGAGATAGAACGTTCGAAGATTTCCCATGGCAAGTTCGAGTTGAGGTGGATGGTGTTGACATTGAGGTTCCTGAG GATGCTGAAGGAGTGCTTGTTGCAAACATCGGAAGTTACATGGGAGGTGTTGATTTATGGCATGATGAAGATGAAACGTATGAAAGCTTTGATCCGCAATCTATGAATGACAAGATAGTAGAAGTCGTGAGTATATCTGGAACATGGCACCTTGGTAAACTTCAG GTTGGGTTCTCTCGTGTCACAAGATTAGCTCAAGGGCAATCAGTCAAAATACAACTTTGTGCACCATCATTGCCTGCGCAAATTGATGGAGAACCTTGGGTTCAGCAACCGTGTACCTTAACCATATCACACCATGCCCAG GCTTTCATGCTGAAGAGAGCCGCAGAGGAGCCACTAGAAAGAGCAGAAACCAATGAAGTGATCAACGCTTGA
- the LOC106327426 gene encoding diacylglycerol kinase 1 produces the protein MEDDGEMGMFSKNPVEMVESRGVMFSCFVAALVGILTIAYTAFQWRRNINLSWTKAIARSKKNPKARHKTPVAPHSWELHSISRAKNLNCCVCLKSMSPSQTIVASETFVHRCTICGAAAHFSCSSSAPKDCKCVSMVGYEHVVHQWAVRWTEGADQTDDSSFCSYCDEPCSSSFLGGSPIWCCLWCQRLVHVDCHSNMSSETGDVCDLGPLRRLILCPLYVKELTRNPSGGFLSTITHGANELASTVRASIRSQSKKYKQGNETSVDSGNSGSNCDESTESTADTGPAVLENTSSAMNGGSSHGESDSNGKLEKKPSVKRSGSFGQKDEHQALRSKLKYELADLPSDARPLLVFINKKSGAQRGDSLRQRLNLLLNPVQVCELSSAQGPEVGLFLFRKVPHFRVLVCGGDGTAGWVLDAIDKQNFVSPPAVAILPAGTGNDLARVLNWGGGLGSVERQGGLSTVLQNIEHAAVTVLDRWKVSILNQQGKQLQPPKYMNNYIGVGCDAKVALDIHNLREENPERFYSQFMNKVLYAREGARSIMDRTFEDFPWQVRVEVDGVEIEVPEDAEGVLVANIGSYMGGVDLWQNEDETYENFDPQSMHDKIVEVVSISGTWHLGKLQVGLSRARRLAQGQSVKIQLCAPLPVQIDGEPWFQQPCTLTISHHGQAFMLKRAAEEPLGHAAAIITDVLENAETNEVINASQKRALLQEMALRLT, from the exons ATGGAGGACGATGGAGAAATGGGGATGTTCTCCAAGAATCCAGTTGAAATGGTCGAGTCTCGCGGTGTAATGTTCTCTTGCTTTGTTGCTGCTCTTGTTGGTATTCTCACCATAGCCTACACTGCTTTCCAGTGGAGAAGGAATATCAACTTAAGCTGGACGAAAGCCATAGCCAGGTCGAAGAAGAATCCCAAGGCGCGGCATAAGACTCCTGTTGCTCCGCATAGCTGGGAGCTTCACTCTATATCTCGCGCCAAGAACTTGAACTGCTGTGTTTGCTTGAAGTCGATGTCGCCGTCGCAGACGATTGTAGCTTCTGAGACTTTTGTCCACAGGTGTACTATATGTGGAGCAGCAGCCCATTTTAGTTGCTCGTCAAGTGCTCCTAAAGATTGCAAATGCGTCTCCATGGTTGGGTATGAGCATGTGGTGCACCAGTGGGCGGTGCGGTGGACGGAAGGTGCTGATCAGACTGATGATTCTTCGTTTTGTAGCTACTGCGACGAGCCGTGTAGTAGCTCCTTTCTCGGGGGTTCGCCTATATGGTGCTGCTTGTGGTGTCAACGTCTTGTCCATGTCGATTGTCACAGTAATATGTCGAGTGAGACAGGGGACGTTTGCGATCTAGGCCCTCTTAGAAGGTTAATTTTGTGCCCTCTTTATGTTAAGGAGTTGACTCGGAATCCATCTGGAGGATTTTTGAGCACGATCACGCATGGTGCAAATGAACTTGCGTCTACTGTCCGTGCCAGTATCAGGAGTCAAAGTAAAAAATACAAGCAAGGTAATGAAACTTCAGTGGATTCGGGTAATAGTGGTAGCAATTGTGATGAATCGACGGAAAGCACAGCTGATACAGGTCCCGCCGTGTTGGAAAATACAAGCAGCGCTATGAATGGAGGTTCTTCTCACGGGGAAAGCGATAGCAATGGCAAGCTGGAGAAGAAGCCCAGTGTTAAAAGAAGCGGGTCTTTTGGCCAGAAAGATGAACATCAGGCACTAAGGTCGAAACTTAAGTATGAGCTAGCTGACTTGCCTTCAGATGCAAGACCGTTGTTGGTTTTCATTAACAAAAAGAGTGGTGCTCAGCGAGGTGATTCCCTTCGTCAGCGCCTTAATCTTCTTCTAAATCCTGTGCAG GTCTGTGAATTGAGTTCAGCGCAGGGACCAGAAGTGGGACTTTTCCTCTTCAGGAAGGTTCCTCACTTTAGAGTTCTTGTTTGTGGTGGAGATGGCACTGCTGGTTGGGTACTGGATGCCATAGACAAACAGAATTTTGTATCTCCTCCTGCGGTTGCTATCCTGCCTGCTGGAACTGGGAATGATCTTGCCCGGGTATTGAACTGGGGTGGTGGTTTGGGATCTGTTGAGAGACAGGGAGGCTTATCTACAGTATTACAGAACATAGAGCATGCAGCAGTCACCGTCCTTGATCGTTGGAAAGTATCGATTCTAAATCAGCAAGGAAAGCAACTCCAGCCACCAAAATATATGAACAATTATATAG GTGTTGGGTGTGATGCGAAGGTTGCCCTTGATATTCACAATCTACGGGAGGAGAATCCAGAGAGATTTTATAGCCAG TTTATGAACAAAGTTCTATATGCTAGAGAAGGTGCAAGGAGTATAATGGACAGAACGTTCGAAGATTTCCCATGGCAAGTTCGTGTTGAGGTGGATGGTGTTGAAATCGAGGTTCCTGAG GATGCTGAAGGAGTGCTTGTTGCAAACATCGGAAGTTACATGGGAGGTGTGGATTTGTGGCAGAATGAAGATGAAACATATGAAAACTTTGATCCGCAATCTATGCACGACAAGATAGTAGAGGTCGTGAGTATATCTGGAACATGGCACCTTGGCAAGCTTCAG GTTGGGTTATCTCGTGCCAGAAGGTTAGCTCAAGGGCAATCGGTAAAGATACAACTCTGTGCGCCGTTGCCTGTGCAAATTGATGGAGAACCTTGGTTTCAACAACCGTGTACCTTAACCATATCGCACCATGGCCAG GCTTTCATGCTGAAGAGAGCTGCAGAGGAGCCACTGGGTCACGCAGCCGCTATAATCACAGATGTTCTAGAAAATGCAGAAACCAATGAAGTGATCAACGCTTCACAGAAACGAGCTCTGCTTCAAGAAATGGCCCTACGGCTAACCTGA
- the LOC106323147 gene encoding protein terminal ear1 produces MASPTSSHCSSMAMINGNVSRTLNPAAPLFFPQNPYLHHHYFSSPQILFISDTNLPPPSSIVVYYPLWYNNPNPAMFEATQELPPLHSQDPIQELSPPPTSRKRVFGWGRSSRHHRNKLVWRRRIHYQAESNGDTTVMLRNIPNKYTREMLIQFLDEHCEEENNKEEDEENAHDFLYLPIDFQSKMNKGYAFVNFTKAEAVSKFKAACNNKPWYCFGSRKILEIAHARIQVNNLVKHFEQMIYPAEAYSAVSFIPARKGPKSTGLTIMVGKCTQAAISGKERTQTPNQIQVKTL; encoded by the exons ATGGCTTCTCCAACCTCTTCCCATTGTTCTTCCATGGCGATGATAAACGGCAACGTCTCAAGAACCCTAAACCCAGCCGCACCTCTCTTCTTTCCCCAAAACCCTTATCTGCATCACCACTACTTCTCTTCACCTCAGATTCTCTTCATCTCCGACACTAACCTCCCTCCCCCATCTTCAATCGTTGTGTACTATCCTCTGTGGTATAACAATCCTAACCCTGCTATGTTTGAGGCAACACAAGAACTGCCTCCACTTCACTCTCAAGACCCTATCCAAGAGCTGAGTCCTCCACCGACCAGTAGAAAAAGGGTTTTTGGCTGGGGAAGAAGCAGCAGACACCACCGTAATAAGCTGGTGTGGAGGAGGAGGATCCATTATCAAGCTGAGTCCAACGGCGATACAACTGTCATGCTTAGAAACATACCCAACAAGTATAC GAGAGAGATGCTTATTCAGTTCTTGGATGAGCATTGTGAAGAAGAAAACAACAAAGAGGAAGATGAAGAGAATGCCCATGATTTCTTATATCTTCCCATCGATTTCCA GAGCAAAATGAACAAAGGGTATGCATTTGTGAACTTCACAAAAGCAGAAGCAGTGTCGAAGTTTAAGGCGGCGTGCAACAACAAGCCATGGTATTGTTTCGGTTCAAGGAAAATACTTGAAATTGCCCATGCTCGGATCCAGGTTA ATAACTTGGTGAAACATTTCGAGCAAATGATTTATCCAGCTGAAGCATACAGTGCGGTGTCTTTCATCCCTGCTCGTAAGGGACCAAAGAGTACGGGTCTCACTATCATGGTCGGCAAGTGCACCCAAGCAGCGATATCG GGAAAAGAAAGGACTCAGACACCGAACCAAATCCAAGTTAAAACTCTATAA
- the LOC106326907 gene encoding uncharacterized protein LOC106326907, producing MSGNEYGERIHNFFGQEGLSQDQHQSQVVDGSWSGFSNGLVGNQRHIDTSIINNLESCNTQQQPVDPERWQSSNSHQGLNFTQQQQPIRAEYSRSLLQDNQQLTNGYMNWMAMQNGSNVSGVGVESSRDNLSAKGFTSDIQKTPMRFEMGGESPVNYDFFGGQQQLNSQPPGMLQPFPRQQMTFNDMQLLKQQVMVKQIHEYQLQQQLNKKQLEARQLNSLNSNAVNGNRSSDNQSHLLVNGIPLQDASSNGWQPDLVSGNTHWMHPGISPVVQGSSSGLGAEHGQANLQFEPSLYSMPLGGANAPQNSFSSVQMNRLSSEHGSTLTNQPDSFMLPRSTYQERAMFLNTSAPGSNDSPNFECFQQDGPSERNVSAQEKLDQMKGSGPPEKSYIKAPGNVSGSQKSTALDPTEEKILFGSDDNLWEAFGNDTDMSLTGNLVSSSSDLNDACPSLKGGGWSALMLSAVAETSSNDAGFGNRVQNLGVKASNALSERLHNDSGSIQTNEGIGDRFGIWKAASNPNLVAPPVEQKNHFTQNLQMKANYGFGIATAENKSTASRDVQENQQHSGNNSVEKATPQENYRDGSQISRKFHYHPMGNIGVTNEPYREKKSHLPPALDRVSGGNQGYFGQSKSLGQPPMNMQIDRGLVSQGMGLENSPSTSASADRSVDMCNQVQSASRQTMLELLHKVNQPEERSVETDAFKIPESTPSAENGGQFRHSQSSASQGFSLQLAPPSQPAPSPDNVQFSMNSLQPLNSLHTAPEKGATNQSRFAPWASSQSFPQQSTYQGPGESNNTSGFPYSKGYHQNQLLPVSTRQLTPNHLVRSSSEVSTPQVKERDRSSDYSAQTPSLLNPTTHKNKGDSAEGFPMLSAPQPRVGFSSPQQSSSSGMRSDSGAGTSAPQHRFWNQPPKPQPDILRPHPVTNSHVEDIFSRQEKRNQLSSQNGGDMSLSGRDMVNMHELQGEDMGAKQTAGVASMFSKMGQSNHQTLDRSLPSNNRPKDDVRHNEHMAGSGEGDAPKMTVKRVEDSSVHLQKVASKEVQQSPLRSDGLLRDGLNHKESENHSLPFGQTVSQSFSNKNHSVSAGADHQQQISPQMAPSWYNQYGTFTPLKMGEKSSNVGSSADGSHNVQSPKQFNTHQMSCSAPGAEIPSSESLPRGATDELMNVVKPKKRKTATSELLSWNKEVMHGSQRLKTLSEAEVDWARATNQFAEKVEYGNLLEDGPRLRSKRRLIYTTQLMQQLFRPPPARVISLIASSNYELVAYTAARGALGDTCSSTFTDRNECLLPQNKSNPVSERRKTETTSDQYISKAAEDFISRSQKLENNFAGLQNGSTIADLIVEVQDLEKFAVINRFAKFHPTSSSTDRNVSSLRLNPQRYVTIAPMPQNVPDRVHCLSL from the exons ATGTCTGGAAACGAATACGGAGAGAGGATCCACAATTTCTTTGGACAAGAAGGCCTATCTCAAGACCAGCATCAGTCTCAGGTGGTTGATGGAAGCTGGTCCGGTTTCAGTAACGGTTTAGTTGGAAACCAGAGGCATATAGACACATCCATTATTAACAATCTGGAGAGTTGTAACACACAACAACAACCTG TTGATCCCGAGAGATGGCAATCTTCAAATTCACACCAGGGTTTGAATTTTACGCAGCAGCAGCAACCTATAAGGGCTGAGTACTCCAGAAGTCTATTGCAAGATAATCAGCAACTCACAAATGGTTACATGAATTGGATGGCAATGCAGAATGGGTCGAATGTTTCGGGAGTGGGTGTAGAATCTAGTAGGGATAACTTATCAGCGAAAGGGTTTACTTCCGACATTCAGAAAACTCCTATGAGGTTTGAGATGGGAGGAGAATCTCCGGTTAATTATGATTTCTTTGGTGGTCAACAGCAATTAAACAGCCAGCCGCCTGGCATGCTCCAGCCGTTTCCAAGGCAGCAAATGACGTTCAACGATATGCAACTACTAAAGCAGCAAGTTATGGTTAAGCAAATTCACGAGTATCAACTTCAACAACAGCTTAATAAGAAACAGCTGGAGGCCAGGCAGCTCAACTCTTTGAATTCAAATGCAGTAAATGGAAATCGCTCAAGTGATAATCAATCACACCTTTTGGTTAATGGGATCCCTCTTCAGGATGCGTCTAGTAATGGTTGGCAGCCTGATCTTGTGTCAGGAAATACACACTGGATGCACCCCGGCATTTCACCAGTTGTTCAAGGTTCATCCAGTGGGCTTGGCGCTGAGCACGGACAGGCGAACTTACAGTTTGAACCTTCCTTGTACAGCATGCCTCTTGGTGGGGCAAATGCACCTCAAAATTCCTTCTCTTCCGTTCAGATGAACAGGTTATCTTCGGAGCATGGTTCCACTCTCACCAATCAGCCTGATAGTTTTATGCTACCTAGATCCACATACCAGGAGAGAGCGATGTTCTTGAATACTTCAGCTCCAGGTTCAAATGATAGCCCAAATTTTGAATGTTTCCAGCAAGATGGTCCATCCGAGAGAAACGTTTCAGCGCAGGAGAAACTCGATCAGATGAAGGGTTCTGGTCCACCAGAAAAATCATATATAAAAGCGCCTGGAAATGTTTCTGGGTCACAGAAGTCGACAGCCTTAGATCCAACAGAAGAAAAGATTTTGTTTGGTTCGGATGACAATTTGTGGGAAGCGTTTGGAAACGACACTGATATGAGCTTGACAGGAAACCTGGTGTCCAGTAGTTCTGACCTTAATGATGCATGCCCCTCTTTGAAAGGTGGGGGTTGGAGTGCTCTTATGCTATCTGCTGTAGCAGAAACATCCAGTAATGACGCAGGCTTTGGTAACAGGGTCCAGAATCTTGGCGTCAAGGCTTCAAATGCACTAAGTGAGAGACTCCACAATGATTCGGGCTCTATTCAAACGAATGAGGGGATTGGAGATAGATTTGGTATCTGGAAGGCTGCTTCTAATCCAAACTTAGTTGCTCCTCCTGTTGAACAGAAGAATCACTTCACCCAAAATCTACAAATGAAGGCAAACTATGGATTTGGCATTGCCACTGCGGAAAACAAGTCTACTGCTTCTAGGGATGTCCAGGAAAACCAACAGCATTCGGGTAATAACTCTGTGGAGAAAGCTACCCCTCAAGAGAATTATAGAGATGGCAGTCAGATTAGTCGCAAATTTCACTATCATCCCATGGGGAATATTGGCGTCACTAATGAGCCTTATCGTGAAAAAAAATCTCATTTGCCACCCGCATTGGACCGGGTGTCTGGAGGAAATCAAGGGTATTTTGGGCAGTCAAAGTCACTTGGCCAGCCACCTATGAACATGCAAATTGACAGG GGACTTGTTTCACAAGGCATGGGTTTAGAAAATTCACCTAGTACATCTGCTTCAGCCGACAGAAGTGTTGATATGTGTAATCAAGTGCAGAGTGCGTCAAG GCAGACAATGCTTGAGCTTCTTCACAAGGTGAACCAGCCGGAGGAGCGTTCTGTGGAAACAGATGCTTTCAAAATTCCTGAATCAACACCCTCTGCAGAAAATGGTGGTCAATTTAGGCATAGTCAGTCATCTGCTTCTCAGGGGTTTAGTTTACAGCTGGCTCCGCCGTCTCAACCAGCTCCCTCACCTGATAACGTGCAGTTTTCTATGAATTCTTTGCAGCCATTGAATTCACTTCATACTGCCCCTGAAAAAGGAGCAACAAATCAATCAAGGTTTGCTCCATGGGCATCTAGTCAATCTTTTCCACAGCAATCCACTTATCAAGGACCAGGAGAAAGCAACAATACCTCTGGTTTCCCATATTCCAAAGGGTATCACCAAAATCAACTGCTACCTGTTTCTACCCGACAGTTAACTCCTAACCATTTAGTCAGATCATCTTCTGAGGTGTCGACCCCTCAAGTGAAAGAAAGAGACCGAAGCAGTGACTATTCAGCACAAACACCTTCCCTGCTAAATCCAACGACCCACAAGAACAAAGGAGATTCAGCTGAAGGGTTTCCTATGCTGTCTGCTCCTCAGCCTCGGGTAGGATTCAGTTCGCCTCAGCAGAGTTCCTCTTCTGGTATGAGGTCTGACTCAGGAGCCGGTACTTCAGCACCGCAACATCGGTTTTGGAACCAGCCACCTAAGCCTCAGCCAGATATATTACGGCCGCATCCAGTTACCAATAGCCACGTAGAAGACATCTTCTCAAGGCAGGAGAAGAGAAATCAATTATCCTCTCAAAATGGAGGAGACATGTCATTAAGTGGAAGGGACATGGTGAATATGCATGAGTTGCAGGGTGAAGATATGGGTGCAAAACAAACAGCTGGTGTTGCTTCGATGTTCTCCAAAATGGGGCAGAGCAATCATCAAACCTTGGATCGCTCTCTTCCTTCTAACAACCGTCCAAAAGATGACGTGCGTCACAATGAGCATATGGCTGGAAGTGGGGAAGGTGACGCACCCAAGATGACTGTGAAGAGAGTCGAGGATAGTTCTGTTCATCTTCAAAAGGTAGCTTCCAAAGAGGTGCAACAGTCACCTTTAAGATCTGATGGTTTACTGAGAGATGGATTGAATCACAAGGAATCAGAGAACCACTCGCTACCTTTCGGCCAAACTGTTTCTCAGAGTTTCTCCAATAAGAATCATTCTGTCTCGGCTGGAGCAGATCATCAACAACAAATCAGTCCTCAGATGGCTCCATCCTGGTATAATCAATATGGAACTTTCACCCCCTTGAAGATGGGAGAAAAATCTTCTAATGTTGGGAGTTCGGCTGATGGCTCACATAATGTTCAATCTCCAAAGCAGTTTAATACACACCAAATGTCATGCTCCGCACCAGGAGCGGAGATTCCCTCATCTGAGTCATTGCCTCGTGGTGCAACTGACGAACTTATGAATGTTGTTAAACCAAAGAAGCGCAAAACCGCCACATCAGAGCTTCTATCTTGGAATAAAGAAGTCATGCATGGTTCCCAGAGGCTTAAGACTCTCAG TGAGGCGGAGGTTGATTGGGCCAGAGCAACTAATCAATTTGCTGAAAAG GTGGAATATGGGAATTTACTTGAGGATGGCCCACGACTCAGATCAAAGAGAAGGCTTATATATACAACACAACTCATGCAACAACTATTTCGCCCGCCTCCTGCTAGGGTAATATCTTTGATTGCTAGCTCAAACTATGAGCTTGTTGCATATACTGCTGCAAGAGGTGCACTAGGAGATACATGTAGCTCCACTTTTACTGATAGGAACGAATGCCTTTTGCCCCAGAACAAATCAAACCC GGTGTCTGAGAGAAGGAAAACTGAAACAACCAGTGACCAGTACATCTCCAAAGCTGCTGAAGATTTCATTAGCAGGTCACAGAAACTAGAAAATAACTTTGCAGG ACTACAGAACGGATCAACAATTGCTGACTTGATCGTGGAAGTCCAGGATCTAGAGAAGTTTGCAGTGATCAATCGTTTTGCGAAGTTCCACCCAACATCCTCATCTACAGACCGGAACGTGAGTTCACTTAGGTTAAACCCACAAAGATATGTTACTATAGCTCCAATGCCTCAGAATGTTCCAGACAGGGTACACTGTCTCTCTCTCTAA
- the LOC106326908 gene encoding uncharacterized protein LOC106326908, with amino-acid sequence MSTSQFPPPASPSPASSSRSLASPSPSPASLTSSSSSSSSMRLWRPAAQRNLRNQWSKLSTFRQQWVAACSGGKSHATSLVNAYLSQTFVPAMKFGALSDMVGIKEKTLKKLSKQQSSCRIKLLSSYKEMVAVVVEMVNVSRSLRCYMKPSGGSIIQFSGSKEDSDDGGDCGGIPVFNFLNVSAFETMAEELVEMFKREVMLKRLLVMELVSLSCEVPLSWSAELYHGEFDDLSKCSLYSMEVDAPILPRLREDNLGISSVSHTNQPTSEILQIYLTTWLAEINVDSHRMDEILAMVGEEIRLAF; translated from the exons ATGAGCACCTCACAGTTTCCTCCTCCTGCTTCTCCATCTCCAGCGTCTTCTTCGCGATCGCTAGCTTCTCCATCTCCATCTCCGGCGAGTTTAACATCATCATCATCGTCATCGTCATCGATGAGGCTATGGAGACCAGCTGCTCAGCGGAATCTAAGGAACCAGTGGTCAAAGCTCTCGACTTTCCGGCAACAGTGGGTCGCCGCTTGCTCCGGCGGAAAGTCTCACGCTACTTCGCTCGTCAATGCCTATCTATCCCAAAC GTTTGTGCCAGCGATGAAGTTTGGTGCGTTGAGTGACATGGTTGGTATCAAGGAGAAGACTTTGAAGAAGCTGTCTAAGCAACAG AGTTCGTGTCGGATCAAGCTTCTATCTTCGTACAAGGAAATG GTGGCTGTTGTTGTTGAGATGGTGAATGTGAGTAGATCTCTGAGATGTTATATGAAGCCGAGTGGCGGTTCGATTATACAGTTCTCTGGCTCTAAGGAAGATTCAGATGATGGTGGAGATTGCGGTGGCATCCCTGTGTTTAATTTTTTGAATGTCTCTGCATTTG AGACGATGGCCGAGGAGCTTGTGGAGATGTTCAAACGAGAAGTAATGCTAAAG AGATTACTTGTAATGGAACTGGTCTCTTTAAGCTGTGAAGTTCCGCTCAGTTGGTCAGCTGAGCTTTACCATGGGGAGTTTGATGATCTCTCCAAATGTTCTTTATACTCCATGGAAGTAGATGCGCCAATTCTCCCCAGACTGAGAGAAGATAATCTCGGTATCTCTTCTGTATCACATACCAACCAGCCAACCTCTGAGATTTTGCAG ATTTACTTGACAACTTGGCTTGCAGAGATAAACGTTGACAGTCATAG GATGGATGAGATATTAGCGATGGTCGGGGAAGAAATTAGACTCGCCTTCTAA